The following proteins are encoded in a genomic region of Arachis ipaensis cultivar K30076 chromosome B02, Araip1.1, whole genome shotgun sequence:
- the LOC110268627 gene encoding toll/interleukin-1 receptor-like protein — protein MITDVPSSSSSPSPSVKTCRWINHVFISFRGEDSRKGFTDHLYAALERRGCIKTFKDDHDLERGEIISEGLIKGIQESMFALVVLSPNYASSRWCLDELQNIVECREKFNQVVFPIFYGVESFDVRYQRGTFEEAFRKHEERFKEEKEKVQRWRDALQKVASYSGWDSKDK, from the coding sequence ATGATCACTGAtgtaccttcttcttcttcctctccctctccctccgtCAAGACCTGTAGATGGATCAACCATGTATTCATCAGTTTCAGGggtgaagacagcagaaaaggcTTCACAGATCACCTTTATGCTGCACTGGAAAGAAGGGGTTGTATCAAAACTTTCAAGGATGATCATGACCTTGAGAGGGGGGAAATCATATCTGAAGGGCTCATCAAGGGAATTCAAGAGTCCATGTTTGCGCTTGTTGTGCTCTCACCAAACTATGCTTCCTCAAGATGGTGCTTGGATGAGCTGCAAAACATCGTTGAGTGCAGGGAAAAGTTCAACCAAGTGGTTTTTCCTATCTTCTATGGTGTAGAATCCTTTGATGTAAGGTATCAGAGAGGAACCTTTGAAGAAGCTTTCAGAAAACATGAAGAGAGGTtcaaagaagagaaggagaaagtCCAAAGATGGAGAGATGCATTGCAAAAAGTTGCAAGTTATTCCGGTTGGGACTCCAAAGATAAGTGA
- the LOC107622905 gene encoding uncharacterized protein LOC107622905 — MLRITKLKPFPSSLTTHNLIQRFPVSGTAKGKAKIKAGQALKRSKITTKKIGSESKPGPGSREQQEREKLYDQCLQAPTPVRYLKPKERAREIEREKMGLLSKERQREIQLMKRKDDKYKVSEKPTIIGTPGLDYITLGLVDEEKIPKYELTVEDGRKLAKEYSRVLMRKHRERQAKETTLLRLKKEAIEALPEGLREAALVPDLTPFPVNRFMATLTPPIEGYMEKVREAAEKISGTEKIR, encoded by the exons ATGCTCCGAATCACAAAGCTCAAACCTTTCCCTTCCTCTCTCACAACCCACAACCTCATTCAGCGATTCCCCGTTAGCGGAACCGCAAAGGGAAAAGCGAAGATCAAAGCTGGACAAGCCTTAAAGCGTTCGAAAATCACAACCAAGAAAATCGGATCCGAATCAAAACCCGGACCCGGTTCCCGAGAGCAACAGGAGCGTGAGAAGCTCTACGATCAGTGCCTACAAGCTCCAACCCCCGTTCGGTACCTGAAGCCCAAGGAACGCGCGCGAGAAATTGAGCGCGAGAAAATGGGGCTGCTGAGCAAAGAGAGGCAGCGAGAAATTCAGCTGATGAAGAGGAAGGACGACAAGTACAAGGTTTCGGAGAAACCCACGATAATTGGGACGCCGGGGTTGGATTATATCACTTTGGGTTTGGTTGATGAAGAGAAGATTCCGAAGTATGAGTTGACTGTGGAAGATGGTAGGAAGTTGGCGAAAGAGTATAGCAGGGTCTTGATGAGGAAGCACAGGGAGAGACAG GCTAAAGAAACGACACTCTTGAGGTTGAAGAAGGAGGCGATTGAGGCTTTGCCTGAGGGTTTGAGGGAAGCTGCTTTGGTGCCCGACTTAACACCTTTTCCTGTGAACCGGTTTATGGCAACCTTGACTCCTCCAATTGAGGGCTACATGGAGAAGGTCAGGGAAGCTGCCGAGAAGATCAGCGGCACTGAGAAGATTAGATAA